The proteins below are encoded in one region of Elgaria multicarinata webbii isolate HBS135686 ecotype San Diego chromosome 8, rElgMul1.1.pri, whole genome shotgun sequence:
- the UBE2D1 gene encoding ubiquitin-conjugating enzyme E2 D1 produces MALKRIQKELSDLQRDPPAHCSAGPVGDDLFHWQATIMGPPDSAYQGGVFFLTVHFPTDYPFKPPKIAFTTKIYHPNINSNGSICLDILRSQWSPALTVSKVLLSICSLLCDPNPDDPLVPDIAQIYKSDKEKYNRHAREWTQKYAM; encoded by the exons GAGCTAAGTGATCTGCAACGTGACCCACCTGCACACTGTTCAGCAGGACCTGTTGGAGATGACT TGTTCCATTGGCAAGCGACTATTATGGGACCT CCTGACAGTGCATATCAAGGGGGAGTCTTTTTTCTCACAGTACATTTTCCAACAGACTACCCATTCAAACCACCAAAG ATTGCGTTCACAACAAAAATATACCATCCAAACATAAATAGTAATGGGAGTATTTGTCTTGATATCCTGAGGTCACAGTGGTCACCTGCTCTGACTGTATCTAAAG TTCTTTTGTCCATATGCTCTTTACTTTGTGATCCTAATCCAGATGACCCTTTAGTACCAGATATTGCACAAATCTACAAGTCAGACAAGGAAAA ATATAACAGACATGCAAGAGAATGGACACAGAAATATGCAATGTAA
- the TFAM gene encoding transcription factor A, mitochondrial, with protein MAGALLARLLSSVSGPRSVLRCSTCTVEKWFSKQTNSDNRPKHPLTAYFRFYLEKQSMFRKQNPDLSVLDITKQIAHAWRELPASDKQPYEAAAKIDRQDYKEQIAKYKAQLTPAQELALKEEKRRKMEKRRATRKKRQLTVLGKPKRPRIAFNIFMSEHFQEAKGISVQGKMKNLFDEWQKLNSSQKQTYLQLAEDDKIRYENEMKSWEEHMAEIGRVDLIRYKNKSKILKGNKAKEKASSKKRLTTSNKSSGSKVVSPATNEKKVKAKQSEE; from the exons ATGGCGGGCGCGCTGCTAGCCCGCCTGCTCTCGTCTGTATCCGGGCCGCGTAGCGTTCTCAG GTGTAGTACTTGCACAGTGGAGAAATGGTTTTCGAAACAAACTAATTCAGATAACCGTCCAAAGCACCCCTTGACAGCATACTTCCGCTTTTATTTAGAAAAGCAATCCATGTTTAGGAAACAAAATCCAG ACCTCAGTGTTTTGGATATAACAAAACAGATAGCACATGCTTGGAGGGAACTACCAGCATCTGACAAACAA CCTTACGAAGCTGCTGCCAAAATTGACAGGCAAGACTATAAAGAACAAATAGCCAAATACAAAGCCCAGCTAACTCCTGCCCAGGAGTTAGCtttgaaagaggaaaagaggaggaaaatggaaaaaagaagagCAACAAGAAAAAAGAGG CAATTGACAGTGCTTGGAAAACCTAAAAGACCTCGTATtgccttcaacatttttatgtcTGAACATTTCCAAGAAGCTAAAGGAATCTCAGTTCAG GGAAAGATGAAAAATTTATTTGACGAATGGCAAAAATTGAACAGTTCTCAAAAGCAG ACATATCTGCAGCTTGCGGAAGATGATAAGATTCgttatgaaaatgaaatgaagtcaTGGGAGGAACATATGGCAGAAATTGGACGTGTAGATCTTATACgttacaaaaacaaaagcaaaatattaaaagGAAACAAAGCTAAAGAAAAAGCTTCTTCAAAAAAGCGGCTTACAACCTCAAATAAGTCTTCCGGAAGCAAGGTTGTCTCACCAGcaacaaatgaaaaaaaagtaAAAGCAAAGCAATCTGAGGAATAA
- the DNAJC9 gene encoding dnaJ homolog subfamily C member 9, with product MGLLELCQGAFGANDLYQVLGVKREAPASEIRRGYRKASLRVHPDRADPAEKEKATLHFQILGKVYAVLSDQELRTLYDQQGIVDEESTVLTEDRNWEEYWRLLFKKISVKDIEDFEKKYKDSAEELVDIKSSYEDFKGDMDRIMDSVLCVDYTDEPRIRKIIQHAIDAGELPSYKAFVKESKQKTSARKRRAEQEAKEAEQSREELGLGEGEDDLKALIQSRNENRKKEMDGFLAQMEGKYGNKSKKGGKKTAPKKGMK from the exons ATGGGGCTGCTCGAGCTGTGCCAGGGGGCCTTCGGCGCCAACGACCTGTACCAGGTGCTGGGCGTGAAGCGCGAGGCGCCTGCGAGCGAGATCCGCCGCGGCTACCGCAAGGCCTCCCTGCGGGTGCACCCGGACCGCGCTGACCCGGCCGAGAAGGAGAAGGCCACCCTGCATTTCCAG ATTCTGGGCAAGGTGTATGCAGTGTTGAGTGACCAGGAGCTGCGAACTCTATATGACCAGCAGGGGATTGTGGATGAAGAATCAACTGTGCTGACCGAGGACCGCAACTGGGAAGAATACTGGAGGTTGCTCTTCAAAAAA ATAAGTGTAAAAGACATTGAAGATTTTGAAAAGAAGTACAAAGATTCTGCAGAAGAGCTGGTGGACATTAAATCATCGTATGAGGACTTTAAAGGCGATATGGACAGAATTATGGATTCTGTGCTGTGTGTTGATTATACAGATGAACCAAGAATAAGAAAGATTATCCAACATGCCATTGACGCTGGAGAACTTCCATCCTATAAAGCTTTTGTAAAAGAGTCTAAGCAAAAGACAAGTGCAAGAAAAAGGAGG GCTGAACAAGAAGCTAAAGAGGCAGAACAATCAAGAGAAGAACTGGGTCTTGGCGAAGGGGAAGATGACTTGAAAGCACTAATTCAA AGCAGAAATGAGAAtcgaaaaaaagaaatggatggaTTTCTGGCTCAAATGGAAGGAAAGTATGGAAACAAAtccaaaaaaggaggaaagaaaacagcACCCAAGAAAGGAATGAAATGA